CCACTGCAGGTTCATTTCTGCTGGATGATAAATTAGTCTCACGAGTAGTTTCGATAATAGCAAAAAATTGATAagcaaaatttggaaaaaaaattctatcttaCTTCTCACAATTTCTCGTCTGGGAATTCGTATTTCATGGTCGGAATTTCGCTGTCCAAACTCTTGGATAAAAGAATGGCCCGTCTTActgcgatattttttttttaatcgagtaGTTGCCCAGTCGTTGCCTTCGGCTCTGATTTTTTTACGCGTCGGACGAATAAAGACGCCATTGCAGGAGCTCAGAAAAGAATATTTTCGCCTGATTTGCGTGAAACTGCCCCACTATcctatatttttcaaactatAGTACAGATCATTCTgggcattaaataattttcaattattcgatGAACTCGCAATGTaaattgagtgaaaaagtatttttaaattgGTGCAACTAAATATTGAGTATTTCCATAGGTTATTTTTACCATgagcttttttttcaaataatattcCCAAAATccaaaacaaaaatgattgcCGAACGGTACGGTAATTTCAAGTGAGTTGTTTTTCCGCATGAAACAATACTGCGAACCCCttgtaaataatatttctacGAACGCAACATTCAGTGTATATTTGCCAAATAATTACCATTATAAAggtttcaattaattacgttggaaaattaatgaactgtCAATATTTGAAATCACCGGACGAAGTATTGATGATGAACTTCCTCGGTTTCCCTATGGAATCCGGACCTCTCTCTGCGATCATGACTACTGGATTCGTCCAATGGGATGTTTCCGAGAgtcattgattaattaacatttgcattaatttgataatgaaTGTCATACAAAGACTTCAGCAATCAATTTATCCGTCAGTTACTCGGTAATTCATAATACCCTGGTATAGACAATTAAAGCAATTGGAGCCCCTAATTCTCTTCTCTGTAATTCAATTCGCcagtcgatatttttttttctcggggtgGTCCACCCAGGGGACAATCGATTATAAGTTTCGGAATACATGCTTCGGGTCTTCTCTCGGTCTTCCCTCCACGAATGGACGGTAAATCGAGATTTACGAACAGGGATTACGCCCGCGGGGCCATTCTGCGTTCACCCATTCTGTTTCATGTTTCTTTTTGCACTTCCCAATGACCCGAGACCTCGTAACGAGCCAGTACGATGCGATTGGTTATATTTATTGCTAGTATACCATATAACTTGGTAATCAATACACCTTTTTGGCTTAATAGCATCCTTTGAAATCACTCAATTTCAGAGTTACTGGTTTTCCTTGcccggggaaaaaaaatagagaaactaTTTGAACATTGTTTCCATGGCATTATTTCCACTGTAAATGGATTTTGCTTTTAGCGTTGAATTTTACAACTGAAGGGAATCCATACTGTGGATGGAAAATAAACTGCCGGTTggaatatacatttttttagctgaaaaatatatctcagCGGCGGATGTAGGATAGAATTAATGGAGCAGTAGGATATCTAATTTGATGAATGATCTCCtcatttataattaatcagaattgatggatcaataaatattaaaccTATTTCCGTCCCAAAGTTCTACCATTAGCATTGCAAGACTGATAACTCTCCgatttctgaaaaaatacTGGGCCCTTTAAGTAAAATGTTTGACTATTTCTGGTTAAATTTCTCAGAATTTGGACACATATTTCATGCCACTATGAGACAGTGTCACGTACTATCTAATGAAATTTCCAGTGCCAgtactagaattttttctcagcTGGTACTTTGTGCTCCGTTCCCCGCGCTggcactagaatttttatgaagagTTTTTTCCCCGAAGCAATATACATCATTTTGCTGAATCTTGTACCTGAGTCTGGTACCAATATTATTTCAGTTTTGCACTCCCTTCTCGTCAGAACATTGTAATAATATTGACTGATAATTTCATTGTTActctcaaaatttcaatcaaaggGAAATATGTGAGTGTTATCAATTCGGCAATCACCCGATATTTTCAcgtatttattattgaaaatgattatCTATCAAGAccttaaattgaattcaaatatATGGTTTAGCTGTAATACATATAAAATTCaactaaatttatttcaacaattctAACAATTACATTCTCTATGTGTAAATATTTCAAGTATTCAGTGCTAAAATTTTTGAACGCTGTATTATTCATCGGTGGTCAATTGTTCGCTTATTTTTCCGGTCGCAATAcatatttacaattaaaaaaaatggcagcTCAAACATCACCGATAGACAGTAGGCAGCCACATACGATATGATGAAAACACCACAAGCAACGTACGCCTAaaagtaataattaattacagaaTTCACGGGTAAATCAGGTACATGCACAATGCTAACTAGAAAATCAAATATTCTCATcagttgaaattaaaattatcctTACGAGTGGTATAATCTCCACATGGAACGACGTTTCACTGCTTAAATGAAGAACAGCAATCAATATTGGATTGAGTAAGTAGGCAGAGTATGACAATTTACTGAACGGCTGCCAAATTTTTAAGGATAAAATTTTGTTAACAATACCTAGACAAAAAAGATATCTGTTATCATACTGAATATATAGAACAAATATTTCAAGTCACAGAATGTTTGGGCGTTTACTTACCGCCGTGGTTTGTACAACACGCCACTACTATCCAGGCAATTCCAATACTCCAAACGGTTCTGTATAAAGCGATGTAGAATGATGTTGGAACAATAGATATTCTCCTTTCGTAGAGCCCGAACAGTACTAGAACAATACAGGAAAGACCGAGGAACCAAAAAAGCCACAATGTCATCTGAAATTAATGTTTgaaaaacaacaattttagTTCAGGAGAGCAAGAAACTAGTGTTCATCTCTGGCTTAATTTATCtgatttgattttcatttattttatttattttcttctcatcACCGTTGTCAGAATccggataattaaattttatctatTCATAGTCGTCGTACTTTAACTTAGCTTAACTGAATGAAGATCGAATTACAACAAcggatgaagaaaaataatgataataaatttatctccCTGTATTTTTACCGTTTTCACATTCAATGTCTTTCTCAATACAATAACCAAAATATAAGCGGTCGCCAGTCCAACCAGATAGGGCCCGATACGCATCCACGGAggatcataaaaaatttctagagTACTCAGTTGCTCATCCAACCTGGAAAAGCCATCAATTAATTGTCTTGTTCCTcggaaaaatattaacaacaaGGGAAATATAATTTGTATGTATTTACGTGGGTGCATAGTCAGACATATAAGTTATGATTCCTCCTACAATAGTCGTTACAATCAACAACGCCGAGAAGATTCCCATTGCTGTGTAATGATACCTGAAATACCCAAAATGACAACTTTATATATTACATGTAATAtacaatatattatataaatttGCAATTTCAATTCCAATAAGCTGAATTTCTATGCTCTTTTCTCGTAGATTTTTATCGGTATTTTtgtagtagaaaaaaaatactttaccTCTGTGATAAAAATAGCAAAAACGAACCAATGATGAAGAATTGCATATCATTAGAAAGGTAATAGCTCCAGTACAAACACTGAAACATtagattttttgttattttcaatattcgatggaataaacgtgaaaaatttaaatgtGAAGTACGTTCAGGTGAACGGAAAGCCGCAAacctcgaataaaaaattctttaggAGATTAAACCAAGCTCACCATTTCCGAGCGTTTGAACAGATTATTtatgtaaaatatatttctccaCCAATATGCAGGACAAGTTTCATGTGGTCGTTCATGTATATAAAACTGTGACGTTTTACCGTACCATGAAAATACGATATCAGCAATGCCAATGACTATCACATACGGTGGAGTGAGTCTGAAGCAAGTAAtaagtcattaaaaaaattcaattccattaGATTCACGAtgacaaattttttatgatatcATTTTAGTACTATCACCTGAAGTATCTTCTTATAATacgctggaaaaaaattcgccACGAGATATTGCTTGAATTCTCGCTCTTTTTCCTTGAACTCTCGAAAAATGTATACGCCAATAAAAATCCACTCATGAAGAAAAAAGTATCAACTGACACTGAACCATTACTGAGAACTTGTAGTGGTAATGATTGAATCATCCGATAGGCCATAGTTTCGTTATCTGTATGAAATAAATCCAAATCAGTCagtcaaaatttatttgaatgacATATGTCACCGGTTATCTCTTagacagccaaaaaaattccgaaatttcTGACAATAATGACCGTGCCATCGAGCAAAGTCAATGGAAAAAAGTGAGTTATTGTAGTACACAAtttgctccacaaaaaatatgtagatgaaaattttgctatctcctctagatttcgagatattcatcaaaaagtgGTCACCAGtcaaaagtgacttatctcgttttaccacttcgctactgaatttatCTCACACTCGTGCCTCCGTGTTATGAAGTTTGATATGTCTCACCCATAAATGGTTCTCCGAATAATAACGTATGCAGCAGTATCATCCACCCCATTCCTAAAACTCTAATTCCATGAAGAGCTTCAATTGAACCCCCTCGCTTGGATACCGTGAATATATCTTTCGAATTAGTGTAAGCCGAAAAAcacatcaatattttttcggcTTTCCTGGATGAAGTCGTTTCAGATAATCCTTTGTGGAGAACAGGATGTACATACGGTAGTTTATCTACAAAAAAgggtcacattttttttaattcaaaaaggTTTTATCAAAAAAGTAGTTAAAATCacatttccattatttttctcaccATTAGTTGCAAATTTATCAGACAAATCCGTTACTCGCAGAGACTTTTGATGAATGCAAATATCGTAAGTTGTTGCAACTATGATGATTAGCATGGTGATTATTACCAGTACCCTAAACAAATAGATAAATTGCGGTATCAACTAAATGATACATTCAGGGAATTATTGGGTAAGAATTATctcgacagaaaaaaaaattatccgtgACATTGtctcttatttttatttctcaaaaaatgaagttaaaaacgtgaattgtaattatttgagttatttGACAATTTGTGTCTCTACGTAAATAATGATTACATACCCCATAAAAATCatacgaaaattgaaaaagggtCGCGAATCATACGTGATATTCTTCACTTCCTGAAGGGTGAAGTCCATTTTATTGAGATGACCAATTAAAAGCGTtcgttcattgaaaatttcaaccaAAATTTTGCTCAACTCTCCAGTGCTGCATGTAGCCGGAAGACATAATCCCAATGATATCAAATTCTAGGATAAATTTTCGTTTATGAATGTTACTATTAAATGTTCTCCATGAGAATTTACACAGAAAATTGCTTTTGATGTAAAATTCCATGTATATATTCAACATAAATTTATTAGCAAAATTCTCTGAGTCAATTATAATCACTTATCAAGTAAGGTAATATGATGGTATATATGTTTACATATTTTCTATGTACCCTAATCTTTTATTTACcctaaaagtaaaaaaatcaatttttgactgtaaaaaaatatataacataATCTCTATCACATAATATATACTACCTATAgcatataatatattttatatatactACCAACAGAATAACTGTAAAAAGCTATAGAATTGTATATAGTGCATAATCATCGTCcacgtaaaaatgaaaaagagtaATATTCCATACACTAACTCATGTTCTGTGTCCACTGAGAGgtccattcatttttatttcgggCCATCGCGTTTTTGGCGGTCCCGAAcgtgaatatcaacttcgttTATACCGGCCATGGTCGCATTTGTTTGTTATTAACCATGAGCCCGTGTATGGAGTATATATACCActatattgaaaataatatcgataaccgataaaaatgggaaaagaatggaaaaggtcatggaaattcaataaaatgacGACTCGTCAAATCATCTGGTCTTTCCATGAGACTATTTCAGCAGCGCAGCGATAAAACGaggcaaaaaaattctattacttgatttatattatattatacatTATTTTGACATTATCTGACTCTTCACGGAGACGAGTTTTTGAGCCATAACTTCAAATCTAAGATAGATAccggaatttttgtaataacatttattgtaattCTCAATTCACCCCATACGAAAGCATATAATGAACATTTTGCTATCTCCgatagatttcgagatattcagcaGAAACTAATGAATAGTCATAAGCTAcgtatctcgttttaccacttcgttacttgtttttaatttgattaattttaatatttaaaaaatatcgaatgaCTTCAGCATTCGCGGCTCGGTTAAAGGCATACCTTTGTTATCATAAACATAATATAGTATAATATCTTCTTCACGATCGCTATAAAATCTCAgaacaaaagtttttttattcttagatgggaatttattatttttacaactTTTCCATTGGTCAACATCCAGATTGAAGTAAAGTCTCCCTTCTTAGAATAATGTTGTTCTTAGTACAATGCGATTTACTGATTAATGATGCCACGAGACACGCGAGAAACGGGACGAGAGATGAAagcatataataaaaaaaaaatgcgtaacgtTCTGGAATGCAgcataaatgtttattaacgcATAAAAAAACTATCCAGAGATAATATGAGAAAAAATGCAATCTAATATCgtacactaaaaaaaaaatataaatttcgttTAAGAAGATGACTTTTACACTCTCGACACCGTATTTGacgcttaaaaaaaaatcaatttcgtaTAGTAGAtgttaatggattttttttccgtgaCTGTATGATTATATACGCAGGATTAGTCGTAACGAGATCAGGTAATGTTTTAATTCTCGACGAGGCAACAGCACAAATTTCTCCCTCGGTTTGATGCCAGACGAGACGAGAGAATGCCGTTTATCATTTTGTCACGTCTCGTGGTGCTGCTATAATATTTACCCTGTTCCCATACTACATGACTAGTAATTATACATTGAAGTATTTGCGCTGATTCAGCCGATACGCAGAGAAAAGTATTCGATACAAATTATGAATCATTTCTGGATCGAAATGTAATTaagaacatttttatggaactgctagggaattttttgggggcgaatttttcgttgcctcgtttttttctatattttctgtgattatttttgtcaCGAGAATGTCAGCCAATCAATGCACAGTATTAGAGATTGTGAAACGATTAAGATGGTTAGTCATTAAGGTGGTTGTCGCGCGACAGTCTTTGTAGAGAGTTTATGCGGGTGTATAGTCTCATTCGATTGACTGTATTGTGCCTGGACAGCTAAAATAGAACCATATATTGTCCATCGTAAATATTGCtaattatgtaaatttatGAACTTTCCGTAATGATTTTTCGAGAACAAAACGGTCAatcgatttaatttattttggcTGTAGTCAAttaatgacagaaaaaaattttccatctccacaaaataaaattatatttaaaaaaaatgcatcCTTACTTCATCAGGCTGTTTCACGTGGTATTGTAATGTGCTATTGTGCCCAATATACACAACGAAAAAGTTCAGTTTGAATGGCGCCAATTCCTCATCGGATTTCCGATAAATACTATtgttcttcaatatttttggacTCAAAGCGAAAGGGGCACTGTTCAATGTATCGTAACATTGGCCTTCACTTCCCAGCCAGTAATTATTTCCGTACAAAAAACCTGATTTTGGTTGGCCACTGGAATCTAGCactgaaatttaataaattccgtATGAATTTGGCGGTTGTGGGGGGAGGGGTCAATAAAAGAATTAGATGTAAAAATTATACGGAACTCGGTTTTAAATTTTCTCAGTAAAATTTGGTTGTAAAATTATATCGGAATGAATTCCGGTTCCCTTCTTACCATATccaaaaatcctatccaactaTATCCTGTGTCACAGGATGTAGAATactatataaatttttcgCTTTACATGTGAGTCACATGTTCATGCCGACATTgattatattgattttttttgtgttgaaACGTATGATGTCGAGTCGATATGTTGAATTTAGCATGTGTTCAATTTTGatgtgatgattttttcggttgAAGTTTTAAATACCACCCTTTCCCTTCGCTGAATAGACACGTAACCGAGAAAAGCAATTCAAAATCTAGAACACGTGCATTCAGATCAATCAAAAATAACCAAACGTTATTAACTTTGCAACATGACGTGTTCCCCAGCTGACGAGACTTATTTTGAAGTTGGTACTTACCCCGCAAGCTCCATAGTGTACGATCATCGACTGCTTCTTTGAATAGTTTTAACTCTTGGTGACATGGACTCGATCGAATCAGGGAGCCCGCTCTACTTGCGATCGCATATGCCGGGAGTGTATATTGCGTTATATCGGATAAGTTGATTCCATCGGCAATCATAAATATCGAGCACCATAGCACCATCAGAAAATTATATCGATGTAGGTGTGTCTGCTGATTTTTAACTTTTTGATACCTCATGTTTTCTTTCAGGACAGATGGTTCACTTCACTATTTATATTAATCCACCATTTATTTTGTTGGCGAAAATATTCCCTAATGTTCATAAATTTCAAACATTAGGTCCGGGGATGAGAACTCGGGTAGAGCTTTCATTCAGATTTGCACTCCGTAATGATGTATTTGAAATAATGTAGATAtcctgaaatgaaaaataataaaaatgaaattgtacaaaattgaaaattagcaaaaatcataaaataaaatacaattggcataagaaataaaatgagataagTCACTTCTGACTATTGACTAGTTTGTGATGAACATCTCAAAGTCTAAGGGAgatggcaaaatttttattgaaacctTGGTTGGGGAGCGAAATGACAGCTCCAACAAATATATGAcaaacattaattattatctcTCAGTAAGGGAAAACATCGATCCTCATATCAATATTATATATTCATCGAATTATAAATGTCTATCAATTCTCCAAACATTCCCCGTATGTTATTAAGTGTCACCCCAACATCGGTTGGGAc
The DNA window shown above is from Diachasmimorpha longicaudata isolate KC_UGA_2023 chromosome 7, iyDiaLong2, whole genome shotgun sequence and carries:
- the LOC135164572 gene encoding nose resistant to fluoxetine protein 6-like, translated to MRYQKVKNQQTHLHRYNFLMVLWCSIFMIADGINLSDITQYTLPAYAIASRAGSLIRSSPCHQELKLFKEAVDDRTLWSLRVLDSSGQPKSGFLYGNNYWLGSEGQCYDTLNSAPFALSPKILKNNSIYRKSDEELAPFKLNFFVVYIGHNSTLQYHVKQPDENLISLGLCLPATCSTGELSKILVEIFNERTLLIGHLNKMDFTLQEVKNITYDSRPFFNFRMIFMGVLVIITMLIIIVATTYDICIHQKSLRVTDLSDKFATNDKLPYVHPVLHKGLSETTSSRKAEKILMCFSAYTNSKDIFTVSKRGGSIEALHGIRVLGMGWMILLHTLLFGEPFMDNETMAYRMIQSLPLQVLSNGSVSVDTFFFMSGFLLAYTFFESSRKKSENSSNISWRIFFQRIIRRYFRLTPPYVIVIGIADIVFSWYGKTSQFYIHERPHETCPAYWWRNIFYINNLFKRSEMCLYWSYYLSNDMQFFIIGSFLLFLSQRYHYTAMGIFSALLIVTTIVGGIITYMSDYAPTLDEQLSTLEIFYDPPWMRIGPYLVGLATAYILVIVLRKTLNVKTMTLWLFWFLGLSCIVLVLFGLYERRISIVPTSFYIALYRTVWSIGIAWIVVACCTNHGGIVNKILSLKIWQPFSKLSYSAYLLNPILIAVLHLSSETSFHVEIIPLAYVACGVFIISYVAAYCLSVMFELPFFLIVNMYCDRKNKRTIDHR